A window from Leptothermofonsia sichuanensis E412 encodes these proteins:
- a CDS encoding cysteine hydrolase family protein, translating to MSPSTTQQLPIPSHFDSMKVGEVWRVAYQPLAVAAETWAKQHAILPASEDRVRVCLLAIDVQNTFCIPDFELFVAGRSGMGAVEDNTRLCEFIYRNLGRITAIYPTMDTHTATQIFHPIFWVNAAGEHPAPAATTITLEDVEQGIWRVNPAIAYSLTNNDYEALQRHALHYTRCLTEAGKYPLTIWPYHSMLGGIGHALVSAVEEAIFFHGIARSSQPHFEVKGSNPLTENYSVLRPEVMEGARGEVIAQKNTNLIQQLLEFDQVLIAGQAKSHCVAWTIDDLLTEIQAIDPGLARKVYLLEDCTSPVVVPGVVDFTEQADAAFQRFADAGMQVVKSTEIFG from the coding sequence ATGAGTCCATCTACCACCCAACAACTCCCAATTCCCTCCCACTTCGACTCTATGAAGGTTGGTGAGGTTTGGAGAGTCGCCTACCAACCATTGGCTGTTGCCGCTGAAACCTGGGCAAAACAACATGCTATTTTGCCAGCATCAGAGGATCGGGTGCGCGTTTGTTTGCTGGCAATTGATGTCCAAAATACCTTTTGCATTCCCGACTTTGAATTGTTTGTTGCTGGTAGATCGGGCATGGGGGCGGTTGAAGATAACACACGATTGTGTGAATTCATCTATCGCAATCTGGGACGAATTACTGCGATCTACCCCACCATGGATACCCATACGGCCACTCAGATCTTTCATCCTATCTTCTGGGTCAATGCGGCGGGAGAACATCCCGCTCCTGCGGCTACCACAATTACCCTGGAAGATGTGGAGCAGGGTATTTGGCGAGTGAACCCGGCGATCGCCTACAGTCTCACAAACAATGACTACGAAGCTCTTCAACGCCATGCTTTGCATTACACCCGATGTTTGACCGAAGCGGGCAAATATCCGTTAACTATATGGCCCTACCATTCCATGTTGGGGGGAATAGGTCATGCGCTTGTCTCAGCCGTTGAGGAGGCGATATTTTTCCACGGTATTGCCCGTTCCAGTCAACCCCACTTTGAAGTGAAGGGGAGCAACCCCCTGACCGAAAATTATTCGGTCCTGCGTCCGGAGGTCATGGAGGGAGCCAGGGGGGAAGTCATTGCCCAGAAAAATACTAACCTGATTCAACAACTGCTGGAGTTTGACCAGGTGCTGATTGCGGGTCAGGCAAAAAGCCACTGTGTTGCCTGGACAATTGATGATTTGTTGACCGAAATTCAGGCGATCGACCCTGGTTTAGCCAGGAAGGTTTACCTGCTAGAGGACTGTACATCGCCTGTTGTGGTGCCCGGAGTGGTTGATTTTACAGAACAGGCGGATGCTGCATTTCAGCGGTTTGCTGATGCTGGAATGCAGGTTGTGAAATCCACAGAAATATTTGGCTAA
- a CDS encoding DUF4126 domain-containing protein produces MIETLAALSASAAAGMRIALPLLVIALLYGNILWSQIPILSRLDPPIVLGVLVSWSLAEVVLSKDPLGRRVLLIVQLVFSPLVGAILGMAVAQVTGKPSWLVWLLGGVGGLLALVLQLVQTGWSYRLRNIPLWVIFAQDTLCVLLVLFALDAPRQGGIIALLLLWLAIRSSKEWHRWYQAQALPGQRGNPRRYKKEPD; encoded by the coding sequence ATGATTGAAACTTTAGCTGCGCTCTCCGCCTCGGCAGCAGCGGGGATGAGGATTGCTCTGCCTCTACTTGTCATTGCGCTACTGTACGGAAACATCCTCTGGTCACAGATACCGATTCTTTCTCGACTTGATCCCCCAATTGTTTTAGGAGTATTGGTGAGCTGGTCTCTGGCAGAGGTCGTGCTTTCCAAGGACCCTCTGGGACGACGAGTACTTTTGATTGTTCAACTGGTGTTTAGCCCTCTGGTTGGGGCAATTTTAGGAATGGCCGTTGCCCAGGTGACCGGCAAACCATCCTGGCTTGTGTGGCTCCTGGGAGGTGTAGGTGGTTTGCTCGCCCTGGTGTTACAGCTAGTACAGACTGGCTGGTCTTACCGATTACGGAATATCCCATTATGGGTGATCTTTGCCCAGGACACCCTCTGTGTGTTGTTGGTTTTGTTCGCACTGGATGCTCCCCGTCAGGGAGGAATCATTGCCTTACTCCTCCTGTGGCTGGCAATTCGCAGTTCAAAGGAGTGGCACCGCTGGTACCAGGCACA